CAGAACGTCAGCTATCATCTCGAACGACTCGAAGACGCCGACCTCGTGGAAGTCGTCGATACGTGGTACTCGGCCCAGGGTCGCGAGATGGACGTCTACGGACCGACCAACGGCGGTCTCGTCCTCTATGCCGGTGCCGAGACGACCACGCCCTCACTGAAACGCGCGTTGGGGCGGACTGTCGGCGGAATCGGTATCCTGGGGGCTGTAAGCGTGATCGTCCATCTGCAATGGGCACGATCCGGACCGTTCGCTCCGGCTCGGCGAGTCGCGCCGATCGGCGCCCAACCAGCGGACCCGACCCTCCAGGAATCGATTGTGCAATTTCTCACTGGGCCGGGCGGCGTGCTTCTTGGGGCTTGGCTGGTGTTGATCGCGGTGGTCGCCGTTCGGTGGTACTGGCACCGATACCGGCCGGCCAGAGAGCACGCTTGACCGTCCTGATGGCGGGAGCGTCTGGAGGCGTGTTCGTCGCCACTCACGCGTGATTTCCCGGGACTCAAAGGCGTCTTTGAATCTGGCACAGTGCCTTACTTATCTACCCCGTGTGTGAGTGTATGAGGCGTAGAACGTTCCTCACGACGGTTGGCGTCGGCATCACAACGGCGGTCGCGGGCTGTAACTCAAAGGCACAGTCAGGCAAGCCCTCGACGGCGACCAGCGGCTCTAAGGGCGATGAAGACAGCCAACGGACCACGAGCGGTGCCGGCGAATCAACCCCCACGGACACGAGCACGCCCGGAGACGAACGGACTCGTATCGAGCGCGGTGGCTCGAGCGACCAGGTGCTCGGAGACGGCTCGCTCACAGAGGAAGGACTTCGCAGGCCCCATCGGGTCGCACTGACGAACCAGACCGACGAAGCACAACCAGTCTCGCTGTCCGTTCAGGGAACCGAGACGGCATCCTTCGACGGCCAGTACGTACTCGAACCGTCGGCCACGGTCTCGATAGCGCTGACCGATCTGGATACGTACACTGTCCAGGCGACGGGACTGGAGGCAGACGCAACCGAGTCGCTGTCGATCGAACCATCCCAGTTCACCTGCAACGTCACCCGCACCTCGATCGCGTTCACGGCCGAGGGGACCTTCGAGTCGACGAGTCTGTCGACACGCATGGCCTGTCCGGGAGTGATCACGGAAGCCGTCCCAGCCGAGAGCACCGTCTCGAAGACGTTCGGCGATGAAGACCCGCCAGCAGCGGGTGGAGACGCGGCCCACAACGTCGTGGTAGGGAATCCGACCGGCGAGGCCTGGACGGTCCGAGTGATACTCGCCTCCGAGACGGCCCCCCAGCTCGATGGTATCTACACGATCGAGCCTGACGGGGAGACTCGATTGACCCTCACCGAGAGTGGGACCTACGATATCGACGTGCGCGTGCTCGAAACCGGCACCACGGAGACGATCCGCCTTACCGCCGCAGACTTCGACTGTAACGTCTCCACAACGCAAGTGGAGGTCGATGCAGACGGACATCTCGAAAAGACGACGGTCTCGACACTGATGGCCTGTCCTGGCGAGACCCAACCGACCGCCCACAACGAGTCATCGTCGTAGGCCGGCTCGCGTGATCGCAGTCTCGTCTCGGTGCGGCCCAGCCGCGGGCCATAGCAAGGATTATCGCCCCCGCGAACCGCCAAGCGAGTATGACTGGGTTTTCACAGCGCGTCGAGCAAGTGTCGATCTCGGGTATCCGCGAGGTCTTCGAAGCGGCCGGCGAGGACGCGATCAATTTAGGCCTCGGCCAGCCGGACTTTCCGGCCCCGGAACACGCCCGCGAGGCAGCCGTCGAGGCCATCCGAGCGGGCGACGCTGATGCCTACACCTCGAACAAGGGAACGCGCGAGTTGCGGGAAGCGATCGCCCACAAGCACGCCCGCGACAACGACCTCGCGGTCGACCCCGAGCACATAGTCGCCACGTCTGGCGGCAGCGAAGCGCTGCATCTCGCCCTGGAGGCACACGTCGACGCAGGCGAGGAAGTCCTCTACCCTGACCCGGGCTTTGTCTCCTACGAAGCGTTGACCCATCTCGCCGGCGGGACGCCCAAACCGATCGGCCTTCGGGACGATCTGACACTCGATCCCGCCGCCGTCGAGGCCGCACTCACCGACGACACCGCGGCGTTCGTCGTCAACAGTCCCGCCAACCCGACAGGTGCAGTTCAGTCACCAGAAGACATGCGCGAGTTCGCCCGCATCGCCGACGAACACGATGTGCTCTGTATTTCCGACGAGGTGTACGAACACATCGTCTTCGAGGGCGAACACCGCTCGCCGGCCGAGTTCACCGACGGCGACAACGTTGTCGTGGTCAACGCCTGCTCGAAAACCTACTCGATGACCGGGTGGCGACTGGGCTGGGTCACCGGCAGCGAGGAGCGCATCGAGCGCATGTTGCGCGTCCACCAGTACAGCCAGGCCTGCGCCAGCGCACCCGCCCAGTTCGCCGCCGAAGCCGCCCTCACAGGGCCACAGGACCGCGTCACCGAGATGGTCGCGGCCTTCCAGCAGCGCCGGGACGTGTTGCTTGACGGCCTCGAAGATATGGGCCTGGAAACCCCAAAGCCACGTGGCGCGTTCTACGCGATGCCGTCGGTTCCCGAGGGCTGGGTCGAGGAAGTGATCGACCGCGGCGTCGTGGTCGTCCCCGGCGACGCCTTCGGCGACGGGGGTGACGGGTACGCCCGGATCTCCTATGCGACCGACCTCGAGCAGTTGAAAGAAGCGATCGAGGTCATGCACGAGGCGAGCAACGCCGTGGCGTGACTACTCGTCGCCGAGCAGATCGCTGGCGCCCACCTAGCCGTCCGCGATGGCCTGACAGCGGTCGATCCACTCGGTCTGGAACGTCTCCGGTCCGACGACGCGGCCGGCCAGATCCGGGACGCGCTCGATGCCCTCCTGTGCACACCATTCGATGCACGCCCGGTAGACCGAAAGATCGTACTCTGATTCGAGATCCTCGTCCGCGACGACCGATATCCGATCGCAACCGGTGAGAAACGCGACGAACGCCCGGGTGTGTCCGTCCGTCAAGTACCAGTCCCCGTCGAACTCGTAGACGGGGAGCGGACCTGGTTCGAAGACGGCCCCCTCGATTCGATCGGTGACAGCTGCTACTTTTGGGGCGTTTAACACTGGGTCGGTCGGAGGGCCTCGACTGGAACGGTATCTGCTGTCATTGTGTTCGCCGGTCAGTTCGCTGTCGAGACGATCTTGATGACGTCTCCCTCTTCGAGTTCCGTGTCCTCGGCGATCCGTCTGTTCTCGCGGGCGTCGACGGCGTGGAGGTACCCGTCACCGATGTCCGAGTGGACGGCGTAGGCCAAATCCAGCGGCGTCGATCCGTCTGGGAGGAGGAACGCGTCGGGTAGCATGTTCCCCTGGCCGTCGGTCCAGTGGGTTTCGTCTTGGACCGGGTAGACAGTGATGTGATCGAGGACGTCGTATGCCGCCTCGTCCAGTGCGGTCTGGACGCCCGTCCCACCGTGATCGGCCATTACCTCGCGGATCTGTTCGAGTCCCTGCCGTTGGTCGTCGCTGACCTCCCCGTGGATCTCGAAATCCTCGTCGCCCGGGTCGTACGCGAGGGCGTCTGCCTCGCTCGCCCGACGGAGGGCGAGTTCGCCATCGGCCGTCGACGGGATCGTCGCCTCGTTGCGCTCTTTGAGCCGCTGGACGTTCTCGGAGCTGGCGGCGTCGGCCTTGTTCGCGACGACGACGATGGGTTTGGTCCGCTCGCGAATCTCCCGGGCCAGAGCCTCGCGGTGATCGTCGGTCCAGGCGATCGGGTCCGCGGGATACTCCACACTCCGGAGCGTCCGGGCGACGTCGAGTTCCGTCGCGCCCACGCCCGTCAGAAACTCCGTCAGTGCCTCGTCGAGATCGAAATCCGGCGAGCGGGACTGGCGCTCGACGGTCTCCCAGTTGCGTTCGACGACGCTCGCCAGCCAGAGGTCCATCTCTTCTTCGATGAAATCCAGATCCTCGACGGGATCGTGTTCGCCGACCCCGACCGGTTCGCCTTCTTCGTCGGTCGCCCCGGCCGCGTCGACGACGTGCAAGATCGCGTCGGCGTCGGTCAACTCGTCGAGGAACTGGTTACCCAGTCCTCGCCCCTCGTGGGCACCTGGGACTAACCCGGCGACATCGAGCAACTCGACGGGAACGTACCGTTTCCCGTCGTGACAATGATCGCTGTCACAGCGCTGCTCGCGGTCGAGACACGGACAGTCGGTGCGGACGTGGCTCACTCCGCGATTCGCGTCGATCGTCGTAAACGGGTAGTTAGCGACGTCGACGTCAGCCATCGTCGCCGCGCGATAGAAGGTGGACTTGCCGGCGTTTGGCTTGCCGGCAAGCGCGAGTGAGAGCATGCTCCGCCATACCGAAGCGAACAGTTTCCCACTTTCGGTTAGCTCTGATGAGCGCTTCAGACGAGACACCGAATGCCCGGCCGTAGCTGTTGGCAATGAACGACGAATGGCGTCGCCGACCGTTCAAGCGTCGGTCATCTGGACGATCTGAATGAGCGAGTAGATCGGCACGCCTTCGACCGTATCGTCGCCGTGTTTATCCGTGAGAACGACACCGGCGACTGGATTACCACCGCGTTCACGGACAACCTGGATGGTCTCTGTCATCGTCTTGCCCGTGTCGATGTTGTCGTCGACGATGTAGCAGTCCCGATCACGGATCGACGCGAAGTTCCGCGAGAACGACCCAACATCCTCCTGTTCGTCGTCGTCCCAGCGGTGCTTGCTCGGCGTATAGACGCTCAGGTCCGTTTCGAGATCGCGCGCGACGGTCGTCGCCAGCGGTCCGCCAGATTTGCCGATCCCGATCGTCAAGTCGACCGCTTCGCCTTCTTTCGAGAGGAGATCCGCCATCGCGCGACCGACGTAGGACAGTCGTTGGCTGTCTCGGCCCACTGCACTCCAGTCGACGTGGATGTCGTGGGGTTTCTCGGTAGTGCTGTCGGCGGCGTCGCCACCGTCGGTCTGCTCGACCAGCCAGCTTGCAGTCTCCCGGGAAACGTTCAACTCGTCCGCGATTTCGCCTTTCGAGAGGCCCAGTCCAGTGAGTTCCTCGGCACCGTCGATGAGATCGTCCAGTGACTTCATCGACAGGAACTATCGAGCCTGAAACGGAAAACGATTGATTTTGCCCACCCCGCTCTCAGCGGCCATCACTCGCCGTCGCCGTTTCGCTCGTCGGTGTCTGGCCCGTCTGTGGGACCGGCGTCGTACTGCGCTTTGAGGGAGGCCAGTTCCGCGTCGACGTCGACGGCCACCGCGTCGTCTTGGGCCTTTTCGGGCAGTTGCTCTTCGAGCCGTCGGTTGAGCCGCTGGGCGTCCGAGAGCAGTTCGGTCGTCCGTTCGTCGGCTGATTCGGTATCGATTCTGGACTGGACCTCCGAAAGAGCCTCGTCGATTCGATCGACGACGGACCGGCCAACTGCCGGGGCCGT
The sequence above is drawn from the Halorhabdus sp. CBA1104 genome and encodes:
- a CDS encoding redox-regulated ATPase YchF gives rise to the protein MLSLALAGKPNAGKSTFYRAATMADVDVANYPFTTIDANRGVSHVRTDCPCLDREQRCDSDHCHDGKRYVPVELLDVAGLVPGAHEGRGLGNQFLDELTDADAILHVVDAAGATDEEGEPVGVGEHDPVEDLDFIEEEMDLWLASVVERNWETVERQSRSPDFDLDEALTEFLTGVGATELDVARTLRSVEYPADPIAWTDDHREALAREIRERTKPIVVVANKADAASSENVQRLKERNEATIPSTADGELALRRASEADALAYDPGDEDFEIHGEVSDDQRQGLEQIREVMADHGGTGVQTALDEAAYDVLDHITVYPVQDETHWTDGQGNMLPDAFLLPDGSTPLDLAYAVHSDIGDGYLHAVDARENRRIAEDTELEEGDVIKIVSTAN
- a CDS encoding pyridoxal phosphate-dependent aminotransferase: MTGFSQRVEQVSISGIREVFEAAGEDAINLGLGQPDFPAPEHAREAAVEAIRAGDADAYTSNKGTRELREAIAHKHARDNDLAVDPEHIVATSGGSEALHLALEAHVDAGEEVLYPDPGFVSYEALTHLAGGTPKPIGLRDDLTLDPAAVEAALTDDTAAFVVNSPANPTGAVQSPEDMREFARIADEHDVLCISDEVYEHIVFEGEHRSPAEFTDGDNVVVVNACSKTYSMTGWRLGWVTGSEERIERMLRVHQYSQACASAPAQFAAEAALTGPQDRVTEMVAAFQQRRDVLLDGLEDMGLETPKPRGAFYAMPSVPEGWVEEVIDRGVVVVPGDAFGDGGDGYARISYATDLEQLKEAIEVMHEASNAVA
- a CDS encoding histone acetyltransferase, translating into MLNAPKVAAVTDRIEGAVFEPGPLPVYEFDGDWYLTDGHTRAFVAFLTGCDRISVVADEDLESEYDLSVYRACIEWCAQEGIERVPDLAGRVVGPETFQTEWIDRCQAIADG
- the gfcR gene encoding transcriptional regulator GfcR — translated: MKSLDDLIDGAEELTGLGLSKGEIADELNVSRETASWLVEQTDGGDAADSTTEKPHDIHVDWSAVGRDSQRLSYVGRAMADLLSKEGEAVDLTIGIGKSGGPLATTVARDLETDLSVYTPSKHRWDDDEQEDVGSFSRNFASIRDRDCYIVDDNIDTGKTMTETIQVVRERGGNPVAGVVLTDKHGDDTVEGVPIYSLIQIVQMTDA
- a CDS encoding helix-turn-helix domain-containing protein, whose product is MTSLLPLKSGTDPSADRDLDPELLGLTEEQADEILAAISSMTARRILDVLYDEPRPTSEIATALDSSVQNVSYHLERLEDADLVEVVDTWYSAQGREMDVYGPTNGGLVLYAGAETTTPSLKRALGRTVGGIGILGAVSVIVHLQWARSGPFAPARRVAPIGAQPADPTLQESIVQFLTGPGGVLLGAWLVLIAVVAVRWYWHRYRPAREHA